A window from Planctomycetota bacterium encodes these proteins:
- a CDS encoding calcium-binding protein, with protein MHYEPLENRRLLAVTVELKVTGRLEIIGDDLGNVINIFYENGTDVLAVDADGVVTRFDPDRVRRFDIQTNDGDDIVTVDSGIRAFVRTGEGDDFIRTAGGNDSLSGGSGNDTLAGGSGNDTIGGGFGNDIVLGQAGDDDLSFIGTPPDPGETDNNTMNGGSGIDLLRGVGSAGITVNLALGVATNDTETTQLIAIENVRGTVEDDSIIGDSGANRLESGSGGNDTIFGLGGPDTLLGDSGDDLLDGGSGDDEILGDSGNDTIFGAGGSDELDGESGDDSIEGGTGNDTLTGGFGDNVVLGQGGDDIFSVIGGSTAQTDVLDGGSEIQGDIVQFNTFNRVFASLDGIANDGRVDFGDTINLLNIENILGSSGADTLIGDGGPNLLDSRGGSGRHVLRGNGGDDTLLGSTASDDVLFGGTGNDVLRGFSGDDLFIADNDGQADSVEGGVGNDTATVGPEDILDSIENV; from the coding sequence AAAACGGCACGGATGTACTGGCCGTCGATGCTGATGGTGTAGTCACAAGATTTGATCCCGATCGTGTCCGACGCTTTGACATCCAGACTAACGACGGGGACGACATCGTTACCGTTGACAGCGGTATTCGGGCCTTCGTGCGAACTGGCGAAGGTGACGATTTCATCCGCACTGCTGGTGGTAACGACAGCCTGTCGGGTGGTTCGGGCAACGATACGCTCGCGGGTGGTAGCGGTAACGACACCATCGGAGGTGGTTTTGGCAATGACATCGTGCTCGGTCAGGCCGGTGACGACGATCTGTCGTTTATCGGCACCCCGCCGGACCCAGGAGAAACCGATAACAACACCATGAACGGCGGGAGTGGTATTGATCTGCTCCGCGGGGTGGGCAGCGCCGGGATCACGGTCAACCTTGCTCTGGGTGTCGCGACCAATGACACCGAAACAACCCAGCTCATCGCCATCGAGAACGTCCGAGGGACGGTGGAGGATGACTCCATCATCGGTGACTCCGGCGCGAACCGTCTAGAAAGTGGTTCCGGTGGCAACGACACTATCTTTGGGCTCGGCGGCCCCGATACGCTTCTCGGCGATTCCGGCGATGATCTCCTCGACGGTGGCAGCGGTGATGACGAGATCCTCGGCGACTCCGGAAATGACACGATCTTCGGCGCTGGCGGCAGTGACGAGCTTGATGGCGAGTCCGGCGATGACTCGATCGAGGGCGGTACCGGAAACGACACGCTCACAGGCGGCTTTGGCGACAATGTGGTACTCGGACAAGGCGGCGATGACATCTTCTCCGTCATCGGTGGAAGTACCGCACAGACCGACGTCCTCGACGGCGGCAGCGAGATTCAAGGGGACATCGTTCAGTTCAATACGTTCAACCGGGTGTTTGCCAGTCTCGACGGCATCGCGAATGACGGTCGCGTCGATTTCGGCGACACGATCAACCTGCTCAACATCGAGAATATCCTGGGCTCCAGCGGGGCCGACACGCTCATCGGTGATGGCGGCCCCAATCTCCTGGATAGCCGCGGTGGATCGGGGCGACACGTCCTGCGTGGTAACGGTGGCGACGACACGCTGCTGGGCTCAACTGCTTCCGACGATGTCCTCTTCGGCGGCACCGGTAACGACGTCCTCCGCGGCTTCTCCGGCGACGACCTGTTCATCGCCGACAACGACGGCCAAGCCGACAGCGTCGAGGGCGGGGTTGGCAATGACACAGCCACCGTTGGCCCCGAGGACATTCTCGACAGCATCGAGAATGTCTGA